GTTCGCATCGCTACCTTTAATCTTACACTCAGTTATATCGTTCTCGTTAAGTAATTACGACTGTGCAAAGATATCTCACGAACAATTTAATACGACTTGTAAGACGAGCCGAAGAATTATTCGAACATCCTCGTCTAATACCGCGGAGAGGGACGAGCGCGCGTTAATATAACGATTAATGTAACGAAGCGATCTCGCGCCGCGAGTGAAACAATCGCTCCGAGGTTCGCGCTCTCAAGCTGAGGATCGCAGCTTCAGAATATTCGGGTGAGCAAACAACACATAAATCCATCAAAATTAGTCGTGCGAACAAATAGTACGGTCATATAGGACTTTATCGTGTGATAAGAGGGTCTCTAGTATAAACCaaagtattagaaaaaatattctacattaTTTTACTTCAAAAGATCTACAATTAAAGAGGTTCGTATATTCATATGttttgtagaatttattttctgcatctcaaaatgtgtattatatttaacattttaaatattacaaattaccaTTTACATAAGGTAACTATAATATATCCAATATAGCTCACTTAATATGATCTACTTACTATTTGTAAGTAGTTacatagaatttaatataattgaattgaaaataacgctaaataaaagtttaataataacgatttccaaatttacaataactttGGTTATTGACTCGCACGTATCGGCCAGACGAGGGACGTAAAGCgggtattttaatatttacaagttCTAATGTTGTAAAAGTtccgatttttaattatttataaagcgcTAAAGATGGCTCAAAAAAAAGCCGAAACGTATTCATACACAAATAAATGCATTATGGATTCATAAGATATATTAAGTTGAAGGATATAATATGTGAGAAATATAATTCGCACACGTTTACCTGCGTTTACCGTTCTTTTATTGGATGTATATTTGTTCTttataatgcatttaatttatgtttttatcaaagttttaaaattttaatattgcatacataatttcatataaattacaaaaatattacattattaactctTTAATATACATAGTCAAAGTACGCAATGGTAACTAATAAATAGTCTCTTCGACCTATTGGAGTGCGGAGAGAAGAGATACGCGCGGGAGGTACCGCCGTGGCAATTGACGTAAGTTTGAGGATGTGCGATCGAGGGGGCAAAGGGAACACTTTCTAAACTACCGCCGGTATCCCGAAGTAGAGAGCGGGAGATATTGCCCGGTATTTATAGGCCATTGAGAGTGTAGAGCAGACATAATAGCGAGAATTTGGTGCGAACTTCTTCTATGTCAAATTCTCACAGGGGACCGGTGGCTACGAGCGGAAGCAGGAGAAAATAAATAGCTTGTTGACCGCGCGTGAAGGACGAAATCTGCGTTTTCTCCCGCGCGTAACACCCCCCTCAATGCTCAATCCTCTTACTCTAATCGTTTCCTCCTCACTCAAttgaatcattttcaacaaACAGATACCTAAGTAGGCTAGTACCACTATGGGTAGACGACTGTGACGTCACTGGCGCCGTACCCCCACTTTCTTATCACGGCGCACAGCATCACAGTCGTCTCCCCATAGTGATACTACGAGGCGATCTCTCCCCACTACAGATAGTTACCCGGCGGCGTTATTATAGCGACGTTACTCATCTGGTTGTCGGTTTTATTTCTTACGCCTTATagctgttttaataaaaatgtaatttttttttttttttttttttactgcaaaaaGGAGGCTGCACTATTTATCtactaattagtttttttcattttctatgtcttatagttattttaataaaacatttttcactcTAATCAAGTGCTGATAAAATATCAGGAGTATTGCAAAAATACGGACTCTTCTAACGTAACGAACGGTAAGCAAAAGATCATATTTTCTAAAGATTATACACAATTAATTgctaaattgaattaaaaatgatacaATTTGAATGAgatgtagaaaataaatattacataaattactgTTATTGCTAAATTTGATTTGTAAAACTATTAGTAAACAATGTAACCGATAAAACTTTTTCATTCTTTTGTCAACAACCACTCGCTCCAAATTTTGTTTACACGAAACAGATTCTCTGATATCGACTTTATCGTAAATAAAAGCTATcgttgaaaaacatttaaactcAGTATTGCAAATACAGTAACGGTGAATATAGTGCAGTTATTCTGGtataatattgttacgtccggcggtggcacaagacactcacgcgcactcacgcacaacaaataattgagcagactctttaaaagaaactgagacgtttattagaacacgtctgtcaccgaaacgaggctccagacgtcagcaacataacaacaaccgtTGTCAACGAGCaaccgtcaactcattactatcgattacataaactatacggtgacacattacaaatatcgcacgatCGTAACAATATCAATGTAGATTCACTTTATATCTAatctaattaaatgtatttctttttatttagtaacttaaattatttgaagtgTTTGCAGATTACGAGAAATGGATTTCATCTCTTTGGCACTATATACTCTTTGTGCATTATTGTGCATTGTGATTTCTCGAGTTCTATTCTCGATGGTGTATTACCAATATGATATACGACAAAAACTTAAAAACATTCCCCAAGTCGATAGATTTCCTTTTGGTTCAATATTTGAGCAAATGAATCGGCCGGACAATGGTAAAGAacttaatacttaaaattttcttattcttttgtatAAGTGTCATTTGCGTATTCATACACtagttaaaatataaagtgtactatttaaatttatataataattaaaataatataaaaataaataaataaatttaatttaattaccaGAACGCACGCAAATGATGTTAAAGTATGTAGAAAAGACGTGTAAGCAAGGAATATTCATACAATGGTTTGCAGGCAAAGCTTTTATAAACGTGTATAAACCAGAATATTTACAGGTAAATACTATCTATTTGCTaacataaaacatattttatttttttctgcaataaTTAAAGTAAAGTCGCCAATAGCAACATAGATTTTCTAAAACAATACTTCCTTATTTCTTGAAAAGTAAACATTGCTCTTTATTAACACTAACAAAAACATGGTCTactgaaataattaaagaattaaaaacttataattcatgtattcatattttaattattatataaatgaagTTATTAAACAAAATCTTCAAATTAGAGTTGAGCGAAAATTCACTACCTGTGAATTAgtcactgataataaaaattcacattCACGATCTgtaaacaaatatgaaaattcactgtgaatagtgtgaatgagacttttggctttccgcactgtcgggtagtcaccaaattaaaaagctatacattaaaatgcgcaattaaagattatttgcaatgcaaagtacaaattagaatctaagatttattaaataaaagttttagtttacgttttttataatatatattatagattattataataaatatttacatatgaCTGTGTCTTctctaaaatgtattttgttcgatgtaaaatttgataaaattataataaaactttaattgataatttaccTAGTATATATTATACCTAAATCATGATTTTAAGCATTCACAGTTCACTGCTAAAAAtcactgataaaaaaaatcacattcaCAATTATCACTGTGAATGAAAAATCACAGATATGCTCAACTCTActtcaaatgcaaaaataatatttttacaattatttcttgCAAGTTGCTTAAGTTTAAACTAGAGTGAATTTATCATTGATATTAAATCGTTTTAAGTGTTTGTAACgtctttaaattgttttatttatatctttttctcttattttctcataatatacttttaaacataaaatcaacAAACACGTTTTATATCGAAGTGGAAAGTTTTTAAgcatacttatatatatatatatatatatatatatatatatatatatatatagtatatatatatacattaataatattttacaaaataaatgacttatgagaaaagaaaagaaaagaaaaaaaaatgtagcattACTGTCTATTTCGGTTTTGACAACTTATATTGTCAGATGCtgatttcttataaaaaaacttaattgttgcataatttaaaattgtacaaaaatattgtatcgTCTGATGTAAGACCCtttttagtttgtatttatatttctaaagtaTTTATTTGTGTTAATGTTCTATTTTCGCTTTTTGCGtaagaaatataatcaaaaaacaaagtatGATAACATCAGTAATTTTCCTTTAATACATTACGTAAGCACTGACTGTTGTAAATATCACGATGAAGTTGCATCTTTTTATAGTAGTAGTATAAATCACTCTCgaacatttataaaacattctCAAAGATTCAGAAATTTTCCCAATCTCATGAGAGATCTTTCTATCGATACTCATACTATCAGTACACGGATACTATGTATCAATATCGATATTACGTATCAGTATCAATAAAAAGACCTCTTATTGGAAATGAGGTATTGGATTGAGGAAATACATTATAACGACATTTGATTATTaagtataatacataataataaaatttcgctATTGTACACCTATTCAGTATAGTATATGTACTTGTTTTGTTAGTAAAGAGAGGATGGAAAATACTGAAAGTTTTGCTgtgtaaatttgtttaaagaaattgaacttttttctgaaataccatataatttatatttagcaaGTTCAATTTGATTTTACGGAAAATTGTCACTGTTAAAtagaaattgttattaatagaaATGTGTTTACAGGTAAagttcagtaaaattttttgataaataatactagtaatcataataaattcttttaatgttaataactGACAAAATTTGTTGCAGCattataaaatgcataatatcattaaaaaatatgttaaattctttttctaaatattattagattgtATCTCTTCAAACATTTACAGCTTATTTTACCTAGCACCGTAAATATCACAAAAGGGTCTCCTTATGTTTTGCTGAAACCCTGGTTAGGCAACGGACTTTTATTATCTACAggtgaatatataataaaatcatattatttatctattatatatttacatatatttttcataaatttagaatttcattcaaaatatattacagCTTATTTGCTTTGTTTTAATAGGTATAGTCACTCATGAGATATTAGACAAGctgtaaaaaatagttttatttactgtttaatataaagtatttgtactctaacgtaacaatatattttcaagAGTGTCtaaattttcactcttttagaatGAGATTCCAGTCCTGAGAATTTAGAGAAAAGTAcatctctttttgtttttagaCCTTTCACTcttttctttattgtttttaacTAACTTTATAGTTCTTTTCACTTTTGTGACCTTTTTACAACATAAATATATCATACTTTAATACTGCTTTAGGTAAACAATGGTTCCACGATAGAAAACTGATCGGATCAACATTCCATTTTAGTATATTAGACCAATTTGCTGTGATCGTGTCTGAGAAAGCAGAAATTTTGAACAAGTGtctagaaagaaaaatagagcAAGATCCAGGGAaagctattaatatttttccttttatccTCAATGCTGCTCTCGATATTATCTGcggtaatatattattttttaaatttacaatatatataatatataattataatattttttgtaaaagaatatcgattaatacgtaatatatgctgaaattaatgttattaattattttatagaaagtaagaaagatataaacattgtatatatttaaattttatagtattaattttgctatatttaaaaattattttgcaataatagtaaagatttttattgtGTTATCAAAGTagtagcaaaatataataatatcagaaatattataatagactATTGTGATTCGTACAAATTTGCGTTCTCACGCatgagcaattttttatttagtcagatttttctattttaataggAAAACaaatcttgtaatatttttgtatttataagtaaatattaagttcatatatgtaatatgaataaatattaagtttataagTATATTTAGCATTAAACAATgtgttaaagttaaattttaattataattttgcagaaaCGGCAATGGGTGTGGATATACGTGCTCAAGAAGTCGAAACCAAGTATTCATTAACAATACATGAGttagtttgaaatttttatacttctattattaataaaataatacttaatcaCTTAGTAatgttaagaattaattttaaactttcattatatacatattatactactgtgtccaaaaagtaaggtgacattgcatttatttcgaaaattctttatttattcttgcaaatcaatttcgtccccttcaaagtaatccccccctgatataatacacttattccaacggattttccaatcttcgaaacagttgtaataatcgatttcaggaatggcctttagctccttcttcgcagcggcttgaatctcttctatcgactcgaaacggtgattcgtgattttttaaccaaaaactcgactaatatcgttccacaaccaccgtattcacctgatttggctccatgcgacttctggctatggggacaccgtttcgagtcgatagaagagattcaagccgctgcgaagaaggagctaaaggccattcctgaaatcgattattacaactgtttcgaagattggaaaatccgttggaataagtgtattatatcagggggggattactttgaaggggacgaaattgatttgcaagaataaataaagaattttcgaaataaatgcaatgtcaccttactttttggacacagtagtatatacaATTTACTAAGTTAAACGCTaatcatattttgatattatacaCTCAGAGTATCCGAGTTAATAATGAAACGATTCCTTCGACCGTGGTTTTGGATTGATTGGTTATACTATTCAACGTCTGTAGGAAAGCAATATAAATTAGCCCTTGATACAATGCACGGATTTACGCAAGAGGTAAGAAAAAGCTACCTAACCTAAccactttttatacattattaaaaattttacacaattccaataaaaatgataaattctaGGTGATAAGAAAGAGAATGGTTGAACGGCAATTACAAAACGGCAATAAAACGGAACTTGAAAATGAGGACAATGAATCTGACATaggtattattgtaaattatacatatacaacatACATTTTACCtattcttccttttttctttatttaataaaacgtgaTACATTAGGTAAACGGAAGAAACAAGTGTTTCTAGATTTACTATTAGATCTAAACGCGAAAGATGACTCCCCTCTAACCGAAGAAGAGTTGAGGGCACAAGTTGACACATTTATGTTTGAGGTGATATATTCAGaactacaattaaaatttttcaattttttcaacataaaattttcttttattagaatattatttgataatagaTTTACactaatatctataaaataatatgcaaattataatAGGGACACGACACAACTGCTGTTGCAGTAAATTGGACACTTTTTCTGTTGGGAAATAATCTTGAGCATCAAGAAAAAGTTCACGACGAACTCGAACAGGTTTTTGGAGATTCAAAAACACCAGCCAGTGTAAAGGAACTATCTCTATTAAAGTATCTCGACAGAGTCATAAAGGAGACGCTCCGAATATTTCCTAGTGTACCTCTCATCTCGAGGGAACTAGTAGAAGACGTAAAATTGGGTAAGTTATGTTACTTGCCAATTAAGAAAAACATCTtagaaatttgttttgtaatcatataaatttattaatgttttaaaaatactttttttaggttaatatttataaaacttaataaataatgtttttattatttattaaaaataaaacgaaagtAATTTCTCTAAAGAcagataatttttcaaattgataacTAAACTTAAATTGTactaaagatttttaaattaacattatcaTCAGAAAAACGACTACATCgacaaaaatataatcaatgtattttattatttatctttcgTATTATTAATCAAGGTATCCATATGCAGTCcatagttaatttatttatttttttttattttagatgataATATTCTTCCAAAAGATTACACGGTTGTACTTCCAATATTACTTATACATCGAAATCCGGAGGTTTGGCCAGATCCATTAAAATTCGATCCGGATCGCTTTCTTCCGGAAAACTCAAAGCATAGAAATCCATATGCCTACGTTCCGTTCAGCGCTGGTCCGAGAAACTGTGTGGGGCAGAAATTCGCTCTACTCGAAGAGAAAACTTTATTGACTGCTATTCTTAGAAAGTGGAGGGTGAAAAGTGTGAAAACACTCGACACGATCCAATTCGGTGGCGCTGTAATTTTGCGGCCCACCGAGGAAGTGCTCGTACATTTTACACCGAAAAAATGAACAGTTTGCCAGCAAATACATACTTTTTATAAcgtgttttataattttgtcttattaattcttttacgtacaatatatgtatataaagcacatattattttcttgcatatatatatttacatatgcgcgcgcgcgcgcgcgcgcgtgtgtgtgtgtgtaacataTTTGcctaaatattacaaaaattgaataaatatataggtACCTATTAATGCAATCAAGTTTTTATGataatacgttattatttaaaatccaGTATCTCGTCTTGCAGGCGGAATATTTCAAAGCGTATATTATACGTGTtctgatatacatatacatactcTTATTGCCATGCGTCAGACGTATCCGTGGCAACGAAGAACGCGTGGTGCAACACTTGCCATTTccattaaaagtaataatagctaatactaaaatagataaaatgtCGAACAAACTGTGGGTGAAGCTATCTTTTTGAAGTAACGATTGCAAGGCGATATAATTTCGGCCATATAGTCATATTTGTTGTTATGCGAAACGGTTAGGAACCACTTTTCTACAACCAGTGtaaatttacagtttttactcaagtaatattactaatataCAAGTAATTTTCACTGCCCAGTGATTTCGCGAAAGTGATACGCAATTTATTAATTCGTCGACGAGAAGAGGTCTCAAACGTGTCAAAATAAAATAGCGCGTTTAGTGCAAGGATTgcactattaaattaataaacaaatgttgaattatgtttttaaacatttaatcataccttcttaaataaatgttaaaaatgcaacctaaaaagaattaatttaaagtagtatcttaaaaatgatgaaagaaaATCTTTGATGCCGATTgggaaaaagtataattaaatgctAGCATAACGCGATTAGCTACGACGCATGGATACTAATTATAGAGCGAACATCGCTAAGTGGCTTCCGCTTTCTGACGGTGCCCTTGACAAATGGCTCGTAGACGCTTCTTTTTTGGATGAGAAAATGGGAAAACTTGCAGGATGCATAGCTTTAATCATCGAGGACTCCGCGGAGGCTCGGACTATCGATCAGGAGGTtcgaatataaattttgaataaaaactttttttttgttgcgataaatatataacaagaaattaaaacCATGTGGacagtattaattattttacgcgTTTTGCAGGTGTTTGAGGAAGTGATAGATAGCCTGGAggaattaatagaaagttacaaaTCAACGTGCAATCCAAGTGAATTAAGCAACCATCCAATATAcaagtataaaattaatcatcTGTCGATGATATTGAAACGCAAACTCAATGTGATCGCGAAATTCGCCCAAGATTTAATTAATGACATCGTCGATTGTAAAAATGACGAGAACATAAGAATAGTTTTCAAGTGAgttaaacagaaataattatttctatttcattgaTTGTTTTACGCTCTTTTCAGTTTTATTACCTTGACTTTATTATATCTCAATTGCATTTTAGTATAAAAGaaatcttttgttttatatatatataactttttttttagacacatttatattttccgaTATTATTAGATAACAGAAAATAACGAATGCAATAAACAAATTGCAGATTGGTCAATGCTTACAATAAAATTCTCGACATGAATCGGGACGTATCGGATTCGTCTGTTAATGTTTTTTACAACGATTGCCCATCTATGCTGGagcctttgaagaaaatttccGTGACCAAAATATTGCAAGCGAGTATTCTGATATTCATTTTACATTGCAGTAACTTTTAATTGGCCAAAACCCtggaaaaaaagttgataaacttgtttcaataaactgatcagtaactaattatatttcgtcagttaactgataaaatatcatcagttactgatcagcaatcagtttattgaaacaagtttatcaactttttttcaagggaattaagggagaaataatattttactttaataaacatGATTAAGTTGAACGTGCGTTTAACAGAATATTTCATggtaacatttaataattttagatactAGCGAAGAATAGGGCGGAGGAATCCTGTCACGAATTAATCGATTGTCTTCTGGCCAATTATGAGCCCCACGAGAAAATCGAGCCTGAGTCTGCAACGAATGACGTAGACGTTTCAGAAAATTCTAGTATTGAAATCTATCGGTCGGTTTACGCTCACTTGCATAGCTCGTATTTtactacatatttatatgtattctCTAAATCTCGAAGAGTGAAACGTTATTCtgaaagagtgaaaattgagtcTGCGCAATTTTTGGAGTAATTTGTCACTATATGAGATTTAAGGAATatctttgtgtgtgtgtgtatatgtattcttttttttattgtcaaatAAAACTAATGTATTGTCAACTATAACTATTGTCAAAATAgtacaattacaatttaatgcaatatatttCTGGTATATTTGTTCTTTCAAATATTCTGCAGCGCTCTTAC
The Solenopsis invicta isolate M01_SB chromosome 16, UNIL_Sinv_3.0, whole genome shotgun sequence genome window above contains:
- the LOC105206429 gene encoding cytochrome P450 4C1 isoform X1, translated to MDFISLALYTLCALLCIVISRVLFSMVYYQYDIRQKLKNIPQVDRFPFGSIFEQMNRPDNERTQMMLKYVEKTCKQGIFIQWFAGKAFINVYKPEYLQLILPSTVNITKGSPYVLLKPWLGNGLLLSTGKQWFHDRKLIGSTFHFSILDQFAVIVSEKAEILNKCLERKIEQDPGKAINIFPFILNAALDIICETAMGVDIRAQEVETKYSLTIHEVSELIMKRFLRPWFWIDWLYYSTSVGKQYKLALDTMHGFTQEVIRKRMVERQLQNGNKTELENEDNESDIGKRKKQVFLDLLLDLNAKDDSPLTEEELRAQVDTFMFEGHDTTAVAVNWTLFLLGNNLEHQEKVHDELEQVFGDSKTPASVKELSLLKYLDRVIKETLRIFPSVPLISRELVEDVKLDDNILPKDYTVVLPILLIHRNPEVWPDPLKFDPDRFLPENSKHRNPYAYVPFSAGPRNCVGQKFALLEEKTLLTAILRKWRVKSVKTLDTIQFGGAVILRPTEEVLVHFTPKK
- the LOC105206429 gene encoding cytochrome P450 4C1 isoform X2, whose amino-acid sequence is MLILPSTVNITKGSPYVLLKPWLGNGLLLSTGKQWFHDRKLIGSTFHFSILDQFAVIVSEKAEILNKCLERKIEQDPGKAINIFPFILNAALDIICETAMGVDIRAQEVETKYSLTIHEVSELIMKRFLRPWFWIDWLYYSTSVGKQYKLALDTMHGFTQEVIRKRMVERQLQNGNKTELENEDNESDIGKRKKQVFLDLLLDLNAKDDSPLTEEELRAQVDTFMFEGHDTTAVAVNWTLFLLGNNLEHQEKVHDELEQVFGDSKTPASVKELSLLKYLDRVIKETLRIFPSVPLISRELVEDVKLDDNILPKDYTVVLPILLIHRNPEVWPDPLKFDPDRFLPENSKHRNPYAYVPFSAGPRNCVGQKFALLEEKTLLTAILRKWRVKSVKTLDTIQFGGAVILRPTEEVLVHFTPKK